In Bacillus thuringiensis, the DNA window AACTTGCGCAAGCTGAAGTGAATCTCCTGCTGCATCAGAAAATTGTACCACTTCATCTTTTTGGTAATGATGTCCTGGAATAAATAGTGTTTTCCCCATTTTTTCTTTAATTTCACGAACACGCTTTTCCATGTCTTCTGTTGTCATCGTGTAATAACGCTCTGGTAACATCGTTTCAATCGGTTGTACTTTTTCTAAAATACTCATATTCCTTTGTCCCCCTCTAAGCCACTTTCCTTACGCCTCAATATTGAAACTAATATCAAGTGCTTTCACTGAATGTGTTAACGCTCCAAGTGAAATATAATCGACCCCTGTTTTTCCATATTTCGATAACTCTTCAATTGTAATGCCTCCTGATGCTTCCGTAACGATGGCACTTGGTACAATCTTTGAAAACTCCCGAATCTCATCTGGCGTACGGTTATCAAACATAATAATATCTGCACCAGCAGCTACAGCCTCTCTCACTTGCTCCTCCGTTTCTGTTTCCACTTCTACTTTCACCATATGTCCTAATTTTTCTTTCACCGATGTAACAGCTTTCGTAATAGAACCAGCAAAAGCAATATGATTGTCTTTAATCATGACACCGTCATATAAACCGAAACGGTGATTAAATCCGCCTCCGCACACAACTGCATACTTATCAAACATACGTAGCCCTGGCAT includes these proteins:
- the nadC gene encoding carboxylating nicotinate-nucleotide diphosphorylase codes for the protein MNTIKVKEALNRFFLEDIGERDVTSQLIFPDNLLSKGTFLAKDTGVFAGRLVIEEGFKLIDERIEVELHKKDGDLVEKGEIIATAQGPIVSLLTAERVILNVIQRMSGIATMTHKAVLALDSGHTRICDTRKTMPGLRMFDKYAVVCGGGFNHRFGLYDGVMIKDNHIAFAGSITKAVTSVKEKLGHMVKVEVETETEEQVREAVAAGADIIMFDNRTPDEIREFSKIVPSAIVTEASGGITIEELSKYGKTGVDYISLGALTHSVKALDISFNIEA